One stretch of Candidatus Schekmanbacteria bacterium RIFCSPLOWO2_02_FULL_38_14 DNA includes these proteins:
- a CDS encoding rubrerythrin → MSMSEESLKAAFAGESQANRKYLAFAEKAKREGHNQAARLFLAAAEAETIHAHNHLRALKGIRSTKENLQEAVSGETHEFKNMYPEMLEKAKQEGNKEAERSFKYALDTEKGHAELYQKLLNNLDTSKEEYPYFVCPVCGYTAEKEAPHEKCPLCSVKSNNFIKIE, encoded by the coding sequence ATGTCAATGTCAGAGGAAAGTTTGAAAGCGGCATTTGCAGGAGAATCACAGGCAAACAGAAAATATTTAGCATTTGCAGAAAAGGCGAAAAGGGAAGGTCATAATCAGGCTGCAAGGCTTTTTCTTGCAGCAGCAGAGGCTGAAACCATTCATGCCCATAATCATCTGCGTGCTTTGAAGGGAATAAGAAGCACAAAAGAAAACCTTCAGGAAGCAGTTTCAGGAGAGACTCATGAGTTTAAGAACATGTATCCTGAAATGCTTGAAAAGGCAAAACAGGAAGGGAACAAGGAGGCTGAGAGGTCTTTTAAATATGCGCTTGATACTGAAAAGGGACATGCAGAATTATATCAGAAACTCCTTAATAATCTTGATACATCAAAAGAAGAGTATCCTTATTTTGTATGCCCTGTATGCGGGTATACAGCAGAAAAAGAAGCTCCGCATGAAAAGTGTCCTCTTTGCAGTGTAAAGAGCAATAATTTCATAAAAATTGAGTAG